Below is a window of Salvelinus fontinalis isolate EN_2023a chromosome 31, ASM2944872v1, whole genome shotgun sequence DNA.
CCTCTTGATGTAGTCAATGATGTCCATGTCCTCTGGGATGTAGATATCTGTAGTGCCAGCAAGGTATGTGTAAGACCCCAGAAGCTTGATGATGGCTGAGAACACAGGCCGGTCCTTGAAGCTCCACATCCAGCAGTACTTCATCAGGTcatacctggagagagagagagaccggtgaATAGAATGGAATGAGAGCCTAATTAGATTAAATAGGCAGCTACAACATGGAGGCATTACACAGCTAATAATGGGATTTACATTGGCTATGGCATAATTACATGTATATTCTTATGGTTTAATGTGAATATTCTTATGGTTTAAAGTGAATATTATAGACAGACTGTTTTTGGCCAGGGACGGGCAGACTTACAAGGGTCCTCCACAGTTGTCTGGCTTCTTCATCCTGTATGATTTCTGTAGGTGGAGGAACACACACTCTGGCTCCAGATCAGGGTAGGGGGGAGAGCCTGAGGGAGCgatatgaaaaataaataaaatattgaagactactaaaacaaaaacaaacaaaagcctAACTGAAAATATTGTTGTCTTATTGTAGAGGTACATTTGTACATTTGCAAAATTACTTGAATCAGATATCAGCAAAGTAACAGTTACCCAATGTGATCAATTCATACAGAAAGATTCCAAAAGACCATCTGAGGGGGAGAGAAAACAAGCATGTTGAGATGTTACAAAAAACAACTGAAAGTCATGTATTATGTCAGAATGTTAATAAAACCAAACAAACGTTTGGTTAATGTACACTACGCTATGGGCCGGATTCCCAAGCACAGGTTAAATTTAGTCCTGGACAAAAAAAAAACTAGTTCAATGGAGATTTTTTCATTGggaatgctttagtccaggtatgggcttaatctgtgtctgggaaaggGGCCTACATGGCCCAAAACTCACACATCACTCCTGTCTGTGGTTGGGTGCTTCATCATCCTCTCTGGAGCCTGCCATTTGAGAGGGACCTCAGCTCTTCTCCGATTGGCCAGTTTGTCATTCTGGCACCTGCGATTGGCCAGTTTGTCAGTCTGGTGCTGGCGGATCTCGAAGGCCAGGCCCAATCCAGATACCCTCACAGAGAACCCTGGACCAATCAGGATGTTATGTGCAGCAACATTACCATGTACAAGCCTGTGCTCTGACAACAGATAGTCCTGAAAGAAGATTGTAGAaaaaaacattgtaataataatgATGTGCTTGAATGCAGACACCTGGATATAGTTGATGTGATACTTTAAATTGCTTGGATTACATgctcatagtcattgtattctAGCAACTGACTGCAGTACCAATGTTTTCCATGAGGTGTCGTGTATTGACGATGAAACTGTTGTAAATCACATTGGTATCCTAGGACATTACACTGTATTCACTGCAAAGAGCTTGTTGTGGTACTGTATTTTGGCCTTCCATTGGATATTAGATCTCTCCAAATGCTACAGAAAATCACTTACCAGGCCTGCTGCCACCTGCTTTGCCACCAAAAACACTGATCTCTCGGAAAAGTGTTGCAGTGGATCCAAGGACTCCAAATCACTCTGGAGAACAGGGAAATTAATCATTATTCAGTCAACTCAGGGGGATGCTCAGTATTCAATTTCTGAAATTCAAGTCACCAATTATTTCTCTGTAGACCAGTCAATTAATGACTTCGATTTGAATTAAATGTAACTTAAAAATGGAATAATAATGAATTAACATCATATTGGGAATAGAAATACAGTATTATTCATATTCAACATGCTTAATTAGTGAGGGCTATGGTGAGTATGATTTCCAATGTATTTGTTACAGCAAATAAACTTGAACTTAAAGTCCAACCCATTGTTGTCTTACATTTCTCAGGGTCCAGAGGTAGTGCAGAACGTTGCCAGGACTACAGGCCTCCAGTACCAGGTACATAGGTAGTCTCTGTGTCTGACAGTACAGCATCCGGACCAGGTTCTGGTGTTTACACACGGTACCATGGAAAAGGATCCAGTCAACAAACTCCTTTGCCTCAGGCTGATTTATGCCTCCTGAAAGGagatttttttctatttttttacatttatttaactaggcaagtcagttaagaacaaattcttatttacaataacggcctaccctggccaaactctaacccggaagaccttgggccaattgtgcgccgccctatgggacttccaatcacggccggttgtgatatagcctggaatcgaaccagggtctgtagtgatgcctctagcactgagatgcagtgccttagaccactgcaccacttggACCAAAGTTTTTAACTTCTTAAAGAAGGAACAAAATCATAAAAATCCTAATCCATTGCAGTGGGATCCTATAGGAGTCAAATTTAAAACTTCTGTATGTTTTTACCTGCGAGGTACACACAACTCTCCCATACCTCAAACTTGCTTGGGGCAATCTCTCCAGAAATATGCAACAGTGTCCCACGCACAGAATGTATAAAACTGTACAAGCATATACCTCGGAGTGTCTTGACCACTACAGCACTGGGTATATCCTTTCTTCTCATTGTGCCTCTGCAGATAGGACCATAGTGGCCAGTCTGCCAGAACTCCAGCCCCTCCAGAGTACATTCTCCTGggatctccatctccatcccatCTCTCACTGGGCTACTGGACACACACTCCTGACCTGCTGGATGCAACGTAGTACTGTGCTAAACATTTGTGATGACATGCATTTGAATTTCAACTTGAAGTTGTTTCTTGAGGTTGATATTTTAATGTTTTTACAATGTCCTGTGCCTTCCTTGGCAATAGATGGCTCATGTTAGTCATGGTTCAGAGTGTGCATACTGATGCAGTATTGATATGAACAGGAACAGATTTCATTAACAATTATTTTTACGTCATAATTCACTGTGGTGAATTCACTAGACAATATTACAGATCTAACACAGGTTGATATTTCCAACAGGTTTAAGTTTACCACGATTGGTGTAATGGGCAGGGATGGAGGTCCTCTCTGGTGTTGCTCTTCTATGGAAGAGACTGCACAGTATGCTGGTCACAACAACCACTGTGCTGAGAGCCAGGAGAGTGGGGATAATGATCACAGCTAATGTGCCTGATCCTTCCTCATCTGAATACATACACACAGTTCAGATGGTATGAGGGGAACACAACACAATCACTGTAACTGGTGCACTCAGACAGGTAACTGGTACATCAAACTTGGCTCTTGTTGCACATCTAATATTTTATCTGAGCTGGTGTTGAGAGACTGTTGTAGTTTACACATGGGAACATAAAAGACTTACAGCACAGAGGGTCTGAGGTGTTGTTGCATGGAGACGCCTGCACATCCATAGATTACAGATGGT
It encodes the following:
- the si:ch73-206d17.1 gene encoding tyrosine-protein kinase STYK1 isoform X2; this encodes MDVQASPCNNTSDPLCYEEGSGTLAVIIIPTLLALSTVVVVTSILCSLFHRRATPERTSIPAHYTNRGQECVSSSPVRDGMEMEIPGECTLEGLEFWQTGHYGPICRGTMRRKDIPSAVVVKTLRGGINQPEAKEFVDWILFHGTVCKHQNLVRMLYCQTQRLPMYLVLEACSPGNVLHYLWTLRNSDLESLDPLQHFSERSVFLVAKQVAAGLDYLLSEHRLVHGNVAAHNILIGPGFSVRVSGLGLAFEIRQHQTDKLANRRCQNDKLANRRRAEVPLKWQAPERMMKHPTTDRSDVWSFGIFLYELITLGSPPYPDLEPECVFLHLQKSYRMKKPDNCGGPLYDLMKYCWMWSFKDRPVFSAIIKLLGSYTYLAGTTDIYIPEDMDIIDYIKRAGVLP
- the si:ch73-206d17.1 gene encoding tyrosine-protein kinase STYK1 isoform X1 yields the protein MDVQASPCNNTSDPLCYEEGSGTLAVIIIPTLLALSTVVVVTSILCSLFHRRATPERTSIPAHYTNRAGQECVSSSPVRDGMEMEIPGECTLEGLEFWQTGHYGPICRGTMRRKDIPSAVVVKTLRGGINQPEAKEFVDWILFHGTVCKHQNLVRMLYCQTQRLPMYLVLEACSPGNVLHYLWTLRNSDLESLDPLQHFSERSVFLVAKQVAAGLDYLLSEHRLVHGNVAAHNILIGPGFSVRVSGLGLAFEIRQHQTDKLANRRCQNDKLANRRRAEVPLKWQAPERMMKHPTTDRSDVWSFGIFLYELITLGSPPYPDLEPECVFLHLQKSYRMKKPDNCGGPLYDLMKYCWMWSFKDRPVFSAIIKLLGSYTYLAGTTDIYIPEDMDIIDYIKRAGVLP